Genomic DNA from Paenibacillus donghaensis:
AACGCCAGGTTGCCCGTTACATTCTCTGTAGAATACTGACCTTTCTGCAGAGCAGGAACTGCTCTTCTGATTAAATTGAGCTGTCTGATATGTTTGGCCAGAGGATAGTTGAGCGAATCCGCAAGTGTGCCGGTAGCATTGGTGTATCTGCCGTAATCTTGTACCGTAACACTGCCCTCAATGTGATCGCCATAGTAAGCACGGCCTGTTGTGCTAAGCGGTGCGTTTGGACCTACATCGATGACGGCCCCCTTTTGGAATTCGATTTCAGAACCATAGAAGATGGCGGGGATTCCCCGGAAAGTGAACATCAGAGCGAGATTCTCAGCCCAAGTATCCTGTGTACCCGCAAATCTCTGATTTTCCGGAGCCTGGTCAGGTGCATAGTCATGAGAGTCGATGTAGGTTACATTCCAGGTAGCATCGTTATAGTATTGGTCGCCGCTTCTCATACTGAATGCTTCCTGCGCTGTCTTGAATGCCCAATGCATTGGGAAATCAATCACATCCAGACCCGATTTCATCGAATAGTCAGGAGCATGATAGGTATTGCCGATTAAGTAAGCATTGTTCGAGGTTGGCTGTCCTGCTGTAGTAGAGTTGTCTGCCCACTCCTGTTCAACGGACGCTTTATTAGAAGCGTAATCATTTGTGACATCGCCTGGATACGATTTCGAAGATTTCCAAGTATAAAATGGCGTCGAAATTGCCGGAATCCCGCTGTTCCAAACATCTCTGTAGCGGGTGGCTACTTCACCAAAGATAAAGAAGTCTGAGCCGCCTCTTGTCTTCCAGGCAGGAACAAAGTATTTATTGAAAATATACCGGCTCACATGCTTCACTGTATCGACACGGAAAGCATCAACACCCATATCAATATATTGGTTATAGGTGTCAATCAGATATTGGTCAACTGCAGGATTTTCCGTGTTGAGGTCCACGCAGTCTCCTGCAATCTGTCCTGTTTGTACGGTATAAGATTCCCAGGAAAGACTTTTCTCTGTATGGTAAATGTTATTGTTCGTCTCAGCTGTCTTCATTAAGGCAAGTCTTGCCTGATATTGCTGGTCGGGTGTCATGGAATCATAGTTTGACGGCAGCTTATCCGTTATTTTGAGCATGTTGTTAACGGTGTCCGGCTTGGTCTCATCTTTCTTGAACATGGGGAACAAATTCTCTTCACCGAAATTACCGGTATGATTGACGACGATATCCTGAATAACCTTCAGCCCCTTGGCATGGGCCGCATGGATCAACTCCTGATAGGAAGCGCCTGCCGATTCATACCTTGGGTCTACTTTGGCAAAATTGATAGCGTGATAACCATGATAATCATAACCGCTCGCATTCTCCACAACAGGTGTAATCCAGATGGCGCTGAATCCGAGGGCTTTGATGTAATCAAGCTTTTGAATCAGCCCTTTGAAATCCCCTCTCCAAGCTGGGTCCGATTCCGGATTTCTCGCCTTGTTGTCATCCCATGCACGCACGTTGTTGCTCGGATCACCATCATAGAACCGGGAAGTGATCACGAAGTAGATGCTGTCTTCCCGGAAATCGCCCGACTTCCCGATGTTGTAGATAAAATTCTGTGTAGTTTGATTGCCGGCGCCGTCTATAACAAGAAATTTCAAAGTCGTAGTCTTGGAAATAAGAATGGACGGACCGGTTAAGCCAGCCATTGCATTGCCAGCGATATAGACTTTAGAGCTGGTAGATGGTTCCTTACCATCATCGGTGTAGTAGGCCGTAGTAGTTGCCGCCTTGTTATCTTTCAGTTTGAAGGATACGGTAACTGAGGACTCCGAATTCCCAGCAGGCAAATTCGCAGTGATTACCGGAGCTTGCAGATCGGCGTTCAGGTCAATCACATAAGCGAATGAGGCGACATCTCCCGCTTGACCAAGTAAGTTAACACCAAAGGCCTTGATGTTCAATGAGGAAGCTACCTGGATGGGCGAGGTATACAAGGTCGATGATGTCGTAGGTGTCGAGCCATCTGTCGTATAGTAAATTTTATCGTCGCTGTTGGTACTGGAAAGCCTCACCGTTTGGATTGAATCGTATGTTTTCGGCAGAGGGGAGACGGAAATTAGCGGAATTTTGGGCCTTTCCGGGTTGGCATCATACCACACGTTATCCGTATAATACCAGCCCTCTTTCACAGTTCGGGACAAGTCGGTCGTCTGTTTGCCGCTGCCGTCATTAAAGATGAGGCTTGCGCCAGTGGCTTCGGGAATGGTATAGCTGTACCAGTCGTTGCCGTCCGACTTCATCAGGATTCCCGGCCAGGCTCCGCTTATCGGAACGGTTGCAGGACTCAGACTCCAGTAATGAATTCGGAGCGCTGAGTTCCAGTTTGAGGGTTTCTTAACATGAACCGTTAACCCGGTTGGCGTCGAAGTAGGTGTTGCGGTAGCTGTAGGTGTTGCGGTAGCTGTAGGTGTTACGGTAGCTGTAGGTGTTACGGTAGCTGTAGGTGTTACGGTAGCTGTAGGTGTTGCGGTAGCTGTGGGTGTTGCGGTAGCTGTAGGTGTTGCGGTAGCTGTGGGTGTTGCGGTAGCTGTGGGTGTTGCCGATGCCGTTGGTGATGGAGTAGCTCCACCCGGTGAGACGGTCACATAGTCGATATTAATATTTCCGCTGTCAGTTGAGTCGTATTTGTAGGCAATGGTATTATTCCCCACCTGTAAGGAGAGTGTTTCTGTTTGGTCACCCCATGTATCCCAATTCGCCAACGTTGCCAATGTTGTCTGTTTTACATTTGTTCCATTGACGTAAATGGAGACCTTCTTGGCGCTGCCAGTCCCATTCGCATAGTGGAGAGTGGCATTATAATCAGCTTGACCGGAAGACTGAACGTTGAAAGTTGTAGTTGCTCCGGACGCTGTGTATCCATCAACAAAACCGGTTCCCGAATATCCAGTGTGATTCGTATTTACCTTTGCGCCTCCTGATAAGGCTGCGCTTTCGGCTTCGTATTTCCCGGCAACCGGAATAACGGCCGTCCAGTTTTTCCCGCCATTGCTATCCCAGTAATCCGTTGGAGCCGTAATGTGATAACAATATATTAATGTGGTGCCCTCTGGGACATCGATGTTCGCTGTAAACGTGGTCCCATTCTTGGACATGGCCGTGTCCGTAATATTTGTCCAGTTATTCGAGGACCAATGCAGTGTCACAGCAGTTGCTGTGGAATTTGTATAGGTGACCGTATAATTTGTGTTGCTGGCCGAAGCCCCGCCGGATAACCCGAGCAAGCTAAAGCATAGCGCAAAAATGATCACCCAAGAAACAAAACGCCTAGTTTTTTTCTGTACCAAGTTAACAACCTCCTAATCATTTTTGTAGAATTACAGCGTGCAAACGTTTGCGAAAAAAATAAAAAAAGAATAAATCTCCGATTATCTTGGATCCATTGATCACCCCCTCAGTATTTCATATAAAAATACACTTGTATGCGTTTACAATTGAGATCGGAGGGAATTCATCATTACCATATAGATCCATATCCAATGAATTTTCCCTTTTCATGATTATAGGCTGCAATCTTTTTTTGGTCAATGCATATTTTGGGCTATATTTCTAAATTTTTAGCTGTCTGATTACGTGAGTACAATCGTTTTCACACACTAGTTGGTTTAGCCAGGTAACTGGCGTCAGAATATAAAAAACACGCGTTTCATCAGCTTCGGCAGCAAATGATCGAGATGATAAGAAACGGAGAACTGTGATGCAGGTAGTCTGGACCAAACGTGCGGCTCAGAGCTTTTCCAAGATCGAAAGCATTCACTTCTCACCACAGGGAACAGCAGAGTA
This window encodes:
- a CDS encoding alpha-amylase family glycosyl hydrolase, which translates into the protein MVQKKTRRFVSWVIIFALCFSLLGLSGGASASNTNYTVTYTNSTATAVTLHWSSNNWTNITDTAMSKNGTTFTANIDVPEGTTLIYCYHITAPTDYWDSNGGKNWTAVIPVAGKYEAESAALSGGAKVNTNHTGYSGTGFVDGYTASGATTTFNVQSSGQADYNATLHYANGTGSAKKVSIYVNGTNVKQTTLATLANWDTWGDQTETLSLQVGNNTIAYKYDSTDSGNINIDYVTVSPGGATPSPTASATPTATATPTATATPTATATPTATATPTATVTPTATVTPTATVTPTATATPTATATPTSTPTGLTVHVKKPSNWNSALRIHYWSLSPATVPISGAWPGILMKSDGNDWYSYTIPEATGASLIFNDGSGKQTTDLSRTVKEGWYYTDNVWYDANPERPKIPLISVSPLPKTYDSIQTVRLSSTNSDDKIYYTTDGSTPTTSSTLYTSPIQVASSLNIKAFGVNLLGQAGDVASFAYVIDLNADLQAPVITANLPAGNSESSVTVSFKLKDNKAATTTAYYTDDGKEPSTSSKVYIAGNAMAGLTGPSILISKTTTLKFLVIDGAGNQTTQNFIYNIGKSGDFREDSIYFVITSRFYDGDPSNNVRAWDDNKARNPESDPAWRGDFKGLIQKLDYIKALGFSAIWITPVVENASGYDYHGYHAINFAKVDPRYESAGASYQELIHAAHAKGLKVIQDIVVNHTGNFGEENLFPMFKKDETKPDTVNNMLKITDKLPSNYDSMTPDQQYQARLALMKTAETNNNIYHTEKSLSWESYTVQTGQIAGDCVDLNTENPAVDQYLIDTYNQYIDMGVDAFRVDTVKHVSRYIFNKYFVPAWKTRGGSDFFIFGEVATRYRDVWNSGIPAISTPFYTWKSSKSYPGDVTNDYASNKASVEQEWADNSTTAGQPTSNNAYLIGNTYHAPDYSMKSGLDVIDFPMHWAFKTAQEAFSMRSGDQYYNDATWNVTYIDSHDYAPDQAPENQRFAGTQDTWAENLALMFTFRGIPAIFYGSEIEFQKGAVIDVGPNAPLSTTGRAYYGDHIEGSVTVQDYGRYTNATGTLADSLNYPLAKHIRQLNLIRRAVPALQKGQYSTENVTGNLAFKRRYTDSAKGIDSFALVTISGNATFTGIPNGTYVDAVTGDSKTVTNGTITLTCSGKGNARVYVLNGRGGIGETGTYLK